One Pararhizobium sp. IMCC3301 DNA segment encodes these proteins:
- a CDS encoding ABC transporter substrate-binding protein — protein sequence MTLRKFAVALAAGVSMAATLGMGGAQALEKVTVAYFLEWPTANQVAQVEKTYDEAMGVEVEWRAFGNGNEMTQAMMSGDVHIAYSQGFVPFVVGISSGAPLKMVGVAVTYAENDLCIIRDDSGITQANANELEGKKVATPIGNVTHYKLLKTLEHLKVDADKVNLVQMNPADAAVALVRGDVVMSCGFGGALDRMKTVGKPLMTGAEQEAIGINTFDIVTVTEDFAEEYPDLVRKFLEVTEAANAAYKDKPESAYAVVSRAAGMDMDATKATMKNFGFPSVADQAGQNWLGGGVQAMTKGVADMMVSGGGMDAALDDYSSFIDDSFIK from the coding sequence ATGACTTTAAGAAAATTCGCAGTGGCCTTGGCCGCTGGCGTATCCATGGCTGCCACGTTGGGGATGGGTGGCGCGCAGGCACTGGAAAAAGTAACCGTTGCCTATTTCCTGGAATGGCCGACCGCAAATCAGGTCGCGCAGGTTGAAAAAACCTATGATGAAGCGATGGGCGTTGAAGTTGAATGGCGCGCTTTCGGCAACGGCAACGAGATGACCCAGGCCATGATGTCGGGTGACGTCCACATAGCCTACAGTCAGGGGTTCGTACCTTTTGTCGTTGGCATCTCCAGTGGAGCGCCACTCAAAATGGTGGGGGTTGCGGTGACTTATGCGGAAAATGATCTTTGCATCATTCGCGATGATTCCGGCATTACCCAGGCGAATGCCAATGAACTGGAAGGCAAGAAAGTTGCCACACCAATCGGCAATGTCACGCATTACAAACTGCTCAAAACCCTTGAACATCTGAAGGTTGATGCCGACAAGGTCAATCTTGTCCAGATGAACCCGGCTGATGCTGCCGTTGCGCTGGTGCGCGGAGATGTGGTGATGAGTTGCGGTTTCGGTGGAGCGCTGGACCGCATGAAGACGGTAGGCAAGCCGCTGATGACCGGGGCGGAGCAGGAAGCCATCGGAATCAATACATTTGATATTGTGACGGTAACCGAAGACTTTGCAGAAGAGTATCCGGACCTTGTTCGTAAATTCCTGGAAGTCACTGAAGCTGCCAATGCCGCCTACAAAGACAAACCGGAAAGCGCATATGCAGTGGTTTCCAGGGCAGCCGGTATGGATATGGACGCAACCAAGGCGACCATGAAAAACTTCGGCTTTCCGAGTGTAGCCGATCAGGCCGGCCAAAACTGGCTTGGTGGCGGTGTTCAGGCCATGACGAAAGGTGTTGCCGACATGATGGTTTCCGGCGGCGGTATGGATGCAGCTCTGGATGACTATTCCAGCTTCATTGATGACAGCTTTATCAAGTAA
- a CDS encoding PLP-dependent aminotransferase family protein, translating to MRDSLFHVERMEATTLQAQIREMLVTAMLAGQLPALSPIPSTRAMAKRLKVSRNTVMLAYQALAADGYLLARERSGFYVSDELHAGMAATNVSTFPKKVETQNPIDWDAKLRLHPARQPNICKPANWHDYPYPFIYGQSDPALFPITAWRDCTRQAMNRKWLDAWTDDRFTEDDPRLVEQIRQRILTRRGILADTDEILVTLGAQNALYLLASLLVKPHTAVAIEDPGYPDMRNIFALMSDDVRPVPVDEEGILIDPLSGSELVFVTPSHQFPTNVTMSLERRRALLTWADENDALIIEDDYEFETNYLGEPTPALKSLDAMGRVLYIGSLSKSIMPGLRMGYLVGPSELIAEVRALRRLMLRHPPGNNQRIVALFLSLGRHDALIGRLHRTYAERWKTLGKALEDHFPGWFQSPGFGGTSFWVKGPDGLDANELGVSALKEGVVIEPGQIYFADPDGPGHYFRLGFSSIPDERIEPGIVRLARVARQLM from the coding sequence ATGCGCGACAGTTTGTTTCATGTTGAACGTATGGAAGCGACAACGCTGCAGGCCCAGATCAGGGAAATGCTGGTGACCGCAATGCTCGCAGGACAACTGCCGGCCCTGTCGCCGATCCCGTCCACAAGAGCGATGGCCAAACGGCTGAAAGTGTCACGAAACACAGTTATGCTGGCTTATCAGGCGCTTGCCGCGGACGGCTATCTACTCGCCCGCGAACGGTCCGGGTTTTATGTATCAGACGAGTTGCATGCCGGAATGGCCGCGACCAATGTTTCGACCTTTCCCAAGAAGGTGGAAACGCAAAATCCGATCGACTGGGACGCCAAGCTGAGATTGCACCCGGCGCGGCAACCCAATATCTGCAAGCCGGCGAACTGGCATGATTATCCATATCCGTTCATATATGGCCAGTCCGATCCGGCGTTGTTTCCGATTACCGCATGGCGCGACTGCACGCGGCAGGCCATGAACAGGAAGTGGCTGGATGCCTGGACAGATGATCGATTTACCGAGGATGATCCGAGGTTGGTGGAACAAATCCGCCAGCGCATCCTGACACGCCGCGGCATCCTTGCCGATACGGATGAAATTCTGGTGACACTGGGTGCGCAGAACGCGCTGTATCTGCTTGCCAGTCTGCTGGTCAAACCCCATACGGCGGTGGCGATTGAAGATCCGGGCTATCCGGACATGCGCAATATATTTGCTTTGATGAGCGACGATGTGCGTCCGGTTCCGGTCGATGAGGAAGGCATCCTGATTGATCCGCTGAGTGGATCTGAACTGGTGTTTGTGACGCCGAGCCATCAGTTTCCCACCAATGTCACCATGTCGCTGGAGCGGCGCCGAGCCTTGTTGACCTGGGCTGATGAAAATGACGCGCTGATTATTGAAGATGATTATGAGTTTGAAACCAATTATCTCGGCGAGCCGACACCGGCATTGAAATCGCTCGATGCAATGGGCCGGGTTCTGTATATCGGCAGCCTGTCAAAATCCATCATGCCGGGATTGCGCATGGGCTATCTGGTAGGGCCGTCCGAGCTGATTGCCGAAGTCCGTGCCTTGCGGAGGCTGATGCTGCGCCACCCGCCCGGCAATAATCAGCGCATTGTTGCGCTGTTTCTGTCGCTGGGGCGTCACGATGCGCTGATCGGACGGCTGCATCGGACCTATGCCGAACGCTGGAAAACTCTCGGCAAGGCCCTGGAGGATCATTTTCCAGGCTGGTTCCAATCTCCTGGATTTGGCGGAACATCGTTCTGGGTCAAAGGGCCGGACGGTCTGGATGCAAATGAATTGGGTGTCAGCGCCCTGAAAGAAGGCGTGGTCATTGAACCGGGACAGATCTATTTTGCTGATCCAGATGGTCCGGGACACTACTTCCGGTTGGGATTTTCTTCCATACCAGATGAGCGGATAGAGCCGGGCATTGTCAGGCTGGCAAGGGTTGCAAGGCAATTGATGTGA